Proteins encoded in a region of the Marinomonas maritima genome:
- the iolD gene encoding 3D-(3,5/4)-trihydroxycyclohexane-1,2-dione acylhydrolase (decyclizing), whose amino-acid sequence METLRLTMAQALVKHLQVQFTVIDGVEVPLFGGAWAIFGHGNVAGIGEALAQVKNEFTTFRAHNEQGMALAACAYAKQHRRQRIMACTSSIGPGATNMITAAGLAMANRLPVLFLPGDVFATRTPDPVLQQVEHFNDPTMSVNDCFRPVSRYFDRINRPEQLITSLPAAINTMLDPITCGPATLALPQDVQTMAFDFPTNFFAKKVHKLRRNRTDVDQLASAVEAIKKAKKPLILLGGGVHYSLAVEEAKAFIEHYQIPACETQAGKGALAWDHKFNLGSVGVTGSSAANAAAQEADLIIAIGTRLQDFTSASRTLFANPDHTLLSLNVTPFDAEKHRSLPLVGDVKVTLQELMAELGDQQAPLSWVDHVHELNQTWLSAVDQATALPTQASDKHYLPTDANVIGVINRFFSVDSTIVQAAGGLPGELHKLWRTSSDLGYHVEYGFSCMGYELAGGLGVKMATPEREVIVMVGDGSYLMLNSEIATSVMLGLKLTIVVLDNRGYACINRLQQACGGEPFNNLLQNCHMVDAGAPKTDFAAHASALGAASEKVACLAELEAALVRARASDKTYVIAIDTDPMPSTQAGGAWWDVAVPEVSTRDAVVSAEHQYKIAKQQQPY is encoded by the coding sequence ACGTTTCGAGCGCATAACGAACAGGGTATGGCATTGGCTGCTTGCGCTTACGCGAAACAGCACCGCCGTCAACGTATTATGGCCTGTACATCGTCCATTGGTCCTGGTGCAACCAACATGATTACGGCAGCGGGTTTGGCCATGGCCAATCGCTTGCCTGTGTTGTTTTTACCAGGTGATGTATTTGCGACTCGAACCCCAGATCCTGTGTTACAGCAAGTTGAGCATTTTAACGATCCGACTATGTCGGTGAATGATTGTTTTCGTCCAGTATCGCGCTATTTTGATCGTATTAATCGCCCAGAGCAGCTGATCACCAGTTTGCCAGCGGCCATTAATACCATGTTGGACCCGATTACTTGTGGCCCTGCGACCTTAGCGTTACCACAAGATGTGCAAACCATGGCGTTTGATTTTCCAACAAATTTCTTTGCCAAGAAAGTTCATAAACTGCGTCGTAATCGAACCGATGTGGATCAACTAGCATCGGCTGTTGAGGCGATAAAAAAAGCGAAAAAGCCATTGATTTTGCTTGGCGGAGGCGTGCATTACAGCTTGGCGGTAGAGGAAGCGAAAGCCTTTATTGAGCACTATCAGATTCCCGCGTGTGAAACACAAGCCGGCAAGGGCGCGTTGGCTTGGGATCATAAGTTCAACCTTGGCTCAGTCGGTGTAACCGGATCGAGTGCGGCCAATGCGGCGGCACAAGAAGCGGATTTGATTATTGCCATTGGCACACGTTTGCAAGATTTCACCTCGGCCTCTCGTACATTATTTGCGAACCCTGATCACACTTTGCTGAGTCTAAACGTGACGCCGTTCGATGCAGAAAAACATCGTTCTTTACCATTGGTCGGTGATGTAAAAGTGACACTGCAAGAGTTAATGGCAGAGCTAGGAGATCAACAAGCGCCGTTGTCCTGGGTGGATCATGTTCACGAGTTGAATCAAACATGGCTGTCGGCAGTGGATCAAGCGACGGCCTTGCCTACGCAAGCGAGCGACAAACACTATTTGCCGACGGATGCGAATGTCATTGGCGTAATCAATCGTTTTTTCTCGGTTGATAGCACGATAGTTCAAGCCGCCGGTGGTTTGCCGGGTGAATTACATAAGCTTTGGCGCACGTCTTCTGATCTTGGCTATCACGTGGAATACGGTTTTTCTTGTATGGGTTACGAACTAGCGGGCGGCCTAGGCGTGAAAATGGCAACGCCAGAACGAGAAGTGATCGTGATGGTGGGAGACGGCAGTTATTTAATGCTGAATTCGGAAATCGCCACGTCTGTCATGTTGGGTTTAAAACTCACTATTGTCGTTTTGGATAACCGAGGTTACGCCTGTATCAATCGATTACAGCAAGCGTGCGGCGGCGAACCGTTCAATAATTTATTGCAAAACTGTCACATGGTTGACGCGGGCGCTCCAAAAACAGACTTTGCTGCACACGCTAGCGCCTTGGGTGCGGCGTCTGAAAAAGTGGCTTGTCTGGCGGAACTAGAAGCCGCATTAGTGCGAGCAAGAGCCAGTGATAAAACCTATGTGATTGCGATAGACACCGACCCAATGCCGAGCACGCAAGCAGGTGGAGCGTGGTGGGATGTGGCCGTACCAGAAGTGTCGACTCGTGACGCCGTGGTGAGCGCCGAACACCAGTACAAAATAGCCAAACAGCAACAGCCTTATTAA